A single genomic interval of Pseudarthrobacter chlorophenolicus A6 harbors:
- a CDS encoding metallophosphoesterase family protein — protein sequence METLTQLDMVHEVPKVLIAGDWHGNTGWMHQVLACAARDGYKVIIHVGDLKVLWPDEYYPDFADYGGFTAELVADLERLGLVFIFADGNHDAHPALRALPLNADGFGAISDRLLYAPRGHRWTLGGVRFGALGGAYSIDRGWGTEGRDWFLEETVVPEDVAALGTEPLDVLISHDVPAGIDLDEGTMDVPEAIERESYIVRSLLREAVRNTEPRLVFSGHWHQRRTGLMPGMETRVHVLDKEFKAGNLVTLDLSTLAVEEYKPV from the coding sequence ATGGAAACACTCACTCAACTTGATATGGTCCACGAGGTCCCGAAGGTGCTCATTGCCGGGGATTGGCACGGCAACACCGGCTGGATGCACCAGGTCCTGGCATGCGCTGCACGCGACGGCTACAAGGTGATCATCCATGTCGGTGACCTGAAGGTCCTGTGGCCCGATGAGTACTACCCGGACTTCGCCGACTACGGCGGGTTCACGGCCGAGCTCGTCGCAGACCTGGAGCGTCTGGGGTTGGTGTTCATCTTCGCCGACGGGAACCATGACGCCCACCCGGCGCTGCGGGCCTTGCCCCTGAACGCGGACGGTTTCGGTGCCATCAGCGACCGGCTGCTGTACGCACCACGCGGGCACCGGTGGACCCTCGGGGGAGTGCGTTTCGGAGCCCTCGGCGGCGCCTACTCGATCGACCGGGGCTGGGGCACTGAAGGGCGCGACTGGTTCCTGGAGGAGACTGTCGTGCCGGAGGATGTTGCAGCGCTCGGCACAGAACCGCTCGACGTTCTCATCAGCCATGATGTGCCAGCCGGCATCGACCTGGATGAGGGCACGATGGACGTGCCCGAGGCGATCGAGCGGGAGTCCTACATCGTCCGTTCCCTGCTCCGCGAGGCGGTACGGAACACTGAGCCGAGGCTTGTCTTCTCGGGCCACTGGCACCAACGCCGCACTGGCCTCATGCCGGGAATGGAAACCCGTGTGCACGTTCTGGACAAGGAGTTCAAGGCAGGAAACCTGGTCACGTTGGACCTGTCGACCCTGGCCGTGGAGGAATACAAGCCGGTATGA
- a CDS encoding Asp23/Gls24 family envelope stress response protein, with protein MTRLLRLLVFGLLLIATGATVSACGYEEKKATIEGAIHENAESIPGVTAVNAHVNANTSGTFITLKITADSSDEDELKSIAKGALTKILKDPRIEDGTLAMGVFSPDGSINIGPSDIGCTTSTGTLSSLRACFA; from the coding sequence ATGACCCGACTTCTACGCCTGCTTGTCTTCGGACTGCTGCTTATAGCTACCGGAGCCACCGTGTCTGCATGCGGCTACGAAGAGAAGAAGGCCACGATTGAAGGGGCCATCCACGAGAACGCGGAATCCATTCCCGGCGTCACCGCGGTGAATGCTCACGTCAACGCCAACACCTCGGGGACGTTCATCACGCTGAAAATCACCGCCGATAGCTCGGACGAGGACGAGCTGAAGAGCATCGCGAAGGGGGCGCTCACCAAGATCCTGAAGGATCCCCGGATCGAAGACGGAACGTTAGCGATGGGTGTCTTTAGCCCAGACGGCTCCATCAATATCGGCCCGTCCGACATAGGCTGCACGACGAGCACAGGAACACTGAGCAGCCTACGGGCTTGCTTCGCCTAG
- a CDS encoding RDD family protein, which produces MTSASAAASAAALVDPSTRKTTLVHHATGRHYVPQGLRRYLLGRALDIAVVVTGVSALAEGMAMAFQSTGLVLQEWQSVTAVGLLLFAVVFLYGGIAGTVGTLGEAATRMRVVDIDNGNTAGFLHGGLRAVGWVLFALLTLMLNGTGETDTRYVAVRRDAGVYQGQSPVAA; this is translated from the coding sequence ATGACCTCCGCTTCCGCTGCTGCCAGCGCCGCAGCCCTCGTTGACCCGTCTACCAGGAAGACGACCCTGGTTCACCACGCCACTGGACGTCACTACGTCCCGCAAGGGCTTCGGCGGTACCTCCTGGGAAGGGCCCTGGACATTGCGGTCGTCGTAACCGGAGTCAGCGCCTTGGCCGAGGGCATGGCGATGGCCTTTCAGTCGACAGGACTGGTGTTGCAGGAATGGCAGTCAGTCACCGCCGTCGGGCTCCTCCTGTTCGCGGTCGTCTTCCTCTATGGCGGTATCGCGGGCACCGTCGGCACGCTCGGTGAGGCAGCGACGCGGATGCGCGTCGTCGACATCGACAACGGAAACACCGCAGGCTTCCTGCATGGAGGACTGCGCGCGGTCGGCTGGGTCCTCTTTGCACTGTTGACCCTGATGCTGAACGGGACCGGCGAGACCGACACGCGATACGTCGCTGTGCGAAGAGACGCGGGTGTCTACCAGGGGCAGTCACCGGTCGCCGCCTGA
- a CDS encoding oxygenase MpaB family protein — MLTHRSRTAVRPATDPFDLYRDMVLYTFKTEIRAGFFVAYYRNFAVPSIAKTLFERGETTARPMKRSYDTGIVIHEIIVNGFDSERGDKMVELLRRVHKGVPGSAEDFQYVLMTLLVIPLRWIDAHGWRKLTDDEREAAMAFYTELGKRMGLEPAPATFAEAAAFLDDYEARNLAPSPEGTALLDATAEALAVRLPGPLKNRTKNVIALMMDKPEVVPALGLKPAPTWLKSVFGRLLDVYALVIRTRPIGTDPSFTPGKSGKSVYPGGYQLDQIGPHSPH, encoded by the coding sequence ATGCTCACACACCGCAGCCGGACCGCGGTCCGTCCCGCCACTGACCCGTTCGATCTGTACCGGGACATGGTTCTCTACACCTTCAAGACGGAGATCCGGGCCGGCTTCTTTGTCGCCTACTACCGCAACTTCGCCGTCCCCTCCATCGCGAAGACCCTCTTCGAACGGGGCGAGACGACCGCGCGCCCGATGAAGCGCTCCTACGACACAGGCATCGTCATCCACGAGATCATCGTCAACGGCTTCGACAGTGAACGCGGGGACAAGATGGTCGAGCTGCTCCGCAGGGTCCACAAGGGTGTCCCGGGCAGCGCCGAAGACTTCCAGTATGTTCTCATGACGCTGCTGGTCATCCCGCTGCGCTGGATCGACGCCCACGGCTGGCGGAAGCTCACGGATGATGAGCGGGAGGCCGCCATGGCCTTCTACACCGAGCTGGGCAAGCGTATGGGCCTGGAGCCGGCACCTGCCACCTTCGCTGAGGCGGCCGCCTTCCTGGACGACTACGAAGCCCGAAACCTGGCACCCAGCCCGGAAGGGACCGCGCTGCTGGACGCCACCGCCGAGGCCCTCGCCGTACGGCTCCCCGGGCCGCTCAAGAACCGGACCAAGAACGTCATCGCCCTGATGATGGACAAGCCGGAGGTGGTGCCGGCGCTTGGCCTCAAGCCCGCACCGACGTGGCTGAAGAGCGTCTTCGGCCGGCTGTTGGACGTCTACGCCCTGGTCATCCGTACCCGCCCCATCGGCACCGATCCCTCCTTCACTCCAGGCAAGTCCGGGAAGTCCGTCTACCCGGGCGGCTACCAGCTGGACCAGATCGGGCCCCATTCGCCGCACTAA
- a CDS encoding DUF2958 domain-containing protein: protein MSTEISARQPKGIPVGGQFAPTSHSDAVPGLQQPAIENLAFDYEDGPFDVERDGEGRYTIYAVDDEGTEIASFSYDGDPADRASLEVAAVSALTGQDEHLCAVSSPGARVIWTDPDGGERHPGTVVGAKGEIIVVSLASGGEAEVFGNELSVDEEATKIHQDTLSPIDTAVIWTNPDTGEKIHGRSLGPIGGGNFAFQVPRVGGFNVAKGHELELAPPAPPAPPVKLVETQRKIRGHNFYAPKAVLSKVPGLGATENIPFEEKKFHLHYFAGGAANWYIAEVDPASGRAFGLMDPTGRGEGSWGYVSLPELEAVNAGGFRVVERDCYFSQGNLAHINRNQ from the coding sequence ATGAGCACCGAGATCTCCGCACGTCAGCCCAAAGGCATTCCTGTTGGCGGCCAGTTCGCCCCGACCTCCCATTCGGACGCCGTCCCCGGTCTTCAGCAGCCGGCCATCGAGAACCTCGCCTTCGACTACGAGGATGGCCCCTTCGACGTCGAGCGGGACGGAGAGGGCCGCTACACGATCTACGCCGTGGATGACGAAGGAACGGAGATTGCTTCCTTCAGTTATGACGGCGACCCTGCTGACCGGGCCAGCCTGGAGGTAGCAGCAGTCTCGGCCCTGACAGGCCAGGACGAGCACCTCTGCGCGGTCTCCTCTCCAGGCGCCCGCGTGATCTGGACGGACCCGGACGGCGGCGAACGGCACCCCGGAACGGTTGTCGGTGCCAAGGGCGAGATCATCGTAGTGTCCCTGGCCTCCGGCGGCGAAGCCGAGGTGTTCGGCAATGAACTCTCCGTGGACGAGGAGGCCACGAAGATCCACCAGGACACCCTCTCCCCGATCGACACCGCGGTTATCTGGACGAACCCGGACACCGGTGAAAAGATCCACGGCCGATCCCTCGGCCCCATCGGGGGAGGTAACTTCGCCTTCCAGGTCCCCCGCGTCGGAGGATTCAACGTAGCCAAGGGACACGAGCTCGAGCTGGCCCCACCCGCGCCGCCGGCGCCCCCGGTGAAGCTTGTCGAGACGCAGCGAAAAATCAGAGGGCACAACTTCTACGCGCCCAAGGCGGTTCTGTCCAAGGTCCCGGGACTGGGAGCCACAGAAAACATCCCGTTCGAGGAGAAGAAGTTCCACCTGCACTACTTCGCCGGCGGCGCCGCCAACTGGTACATCGCAGAGGTTGACCCGGCCAGCGGGAGGGCTTTCGGGCTCATGGACCCGACCGGCCGCGGCGAAGGCTCCTGGGGATATGTGTCCCTGCCCGAACTCGAAGCAGTCAACGCGGGAGGCTTCCGGGTCGTCGAGCGGGACTGCTACTTCTCCCAGGGCAACCTCGCCCACATCAACCGCAACCAGTAA